Proteins encoded in a region of the Paenibacillus sp. E222 genome:
- a CDS encoding cytochrome C oxidase subunit II encodes MKKGMAWLAAFMLILVLAACGGTGQSAESNGESDSGATASEELVIKASNYEFDQPEYHLKKGVPVKIVYENTNGNHGVLVPELNLRLDTKNNSKVITPDKAGEFEMSCSVFCGSGHSSMISKIIVEE; translated from the coding sequence ATGAAGAAAGGCATGGCATGGCTCGCAGCCTTTATGTTGATTCTGGTCCTTGCTGCCTGTGGTGGAACTGGACAATCCGCAGAATCAAATGGCGAGTCCGATTCGGGTGCAACTGCAAGCGAAGAACTGGTAATCAAAGCAAGCAACTATGAATTTGACCAACCTGAATACCATTTGAAAAAAGGTGTCCCGGTTAAGATTGTTTATGAAAATACAAACGGAAACCATGGTGTTCTCGTGCCTGAGCTGAACCTTCGGCTGGATACCAAGAACAATTCCAAAGTGATTACTCCCGACAAGGCAGGGGAATTTGAAATGTCCTGTTCCGTCTTTTGCGGAAGCGGTCACAGCAGTATGATCTCCAAAATTATTGTTGAAGAATAG
- the pheS gene encoding phenylalanine--tRNA ligase subunit alpha yields the protein MKERLEALKIEALEQLSGVNDPQTLSDLRVKYLGKKGALTEILRGMGALSAEERPVIGQVANDVRGAIEAVIDSKQEQFQKEETAKRLQSEKIDVTLPGRRGRQGGLHPLTKVVQEIEDIFIGMGYRIAEGPEVEMDYYNFEALNLPKNHPARDMQDSFYLTEDLLMRTHTSPVQVRTMQSMKGEVPVKVICPGKVYRRDDDDATHSFQFNQVEGLVISENIRMSDLKGTLLQFVREMFGSHTEIRLRPSFFPFTEPSAEVDVTCVQCGGSGCRVCKQTGWLEILGGGMVHPKVLEMGGYDPEKYSGFAFGMGVERIAMLKYGIDDIRHFYNSDMAFLKQFGRL from the coding sequence ATGAAAGAACGTTTGGAGGCATTAAAGATCGAAGCGCTGGAGCAACTGTCTGGCGTGAACGATCCACAAACGCTGAGTGATCTGCGTGTAAAGTATTTGGGGAAAAAGGGTGCATTGACCGAGATTTTGCGCGGCATGGGTGCGCTTAGTGCAGAGGAACGTCCAGTGATTGGTCAGGTTGCGAATGATGTTCGCGGCGCGATTGAAGCAGTCATTGACAGCAAGCAGGAGCAGTTCCAGAAGGAAGAGACGGCGAAACGCCTGCAGTCCGAAAAAATTGATGTGACCCTGCCAGGACGTCGCGGACGCCAAGGCGGGCTGCATCCACTGACCAAAGTGGTACAGGAAATCGAAGATATTTTCATTGGTATGGGATACCGCATAGCGGAAGGTCCTGAGGTTGAAATGGATTATTACAACTTCGAAGCACTGAATCTGCCGAAGAACCATCCGGCGCGTGATATGCAGGATTCTTTCTATTTAACAGAAGATCTGTTGATGCGTACGCATACGTCACCGGTTCAGGTTCGCACGATGCAAAGCATGAAAGGCGAAGTGCCTGTTAAAGTCATCTGCCCGGGTAAAGTATACCGTCGTGACGATGACGATGCGACGCATTCGTTCCAGTTCAATCAGGTTGAAGGTTTGGTTATTAGCGAGAACATTCGCATGAGTGACCTGAAAGGTACCTTGCTGCAATTCGTACGCGAAATGTTTGGTTCACACACTGAAATTCGTCTTCGTCCAAGCTTCTTCCCGTTCACCGAGCCAAGTGCTGAAGTGGATGTGACTTGTGTGCAATGTGGAGGCAGTGGCTGCCGGGTATGTAAACAGACTGGTTGGCTTGAGATTTTGGGCGGCGGTATGGTTCACCCGAAAGTGCTTGAGATGGGCGGTTATGATCCGGAGAAATACAGTGGGTTTGCATTCGGAATGGGCGTAGAGCGTATCGCCATGCTGAAATACGGCATTGATGATATTCGTCATTTCTACAACAGTGATATGGCGTTCTTGAAACAATTCGGACGACTGTAA
- a CDS encoding cell division protein ZapA: MTTPDRTRVTVEIYGTSYKLVGSSADYMKQVANLVDERMSAISKHHSRLDTPRIAVLAAVHMAEQSLQTQEIRNELKMLTGERTEMRNELNRLNAIQNEHQQELERRDQALAEALKLKAEAEQAIAKLQKDQQAEIAKLNTLLEQERAQAAGREQKLQAQTAAQLKAAEEKAQARLKEAEEKAANQMKNAQTQAAAQLKEAQARSANELQQAQAKAAAQYKELQDKTVAQLKEAEARAMAERQKIEAQAAQQVQTAKEQAEAAILSELEQAEAQLQKVQEEAQLQYRELQSEMEQRLHQAEQAAVNQAQELTEKAKQEQAALQQQAEQKRLAEIEQLNATFKESSEQAELEWMEKEAAYEEQIQQIHEAAQTQASEAAVTAEILLEEERGKLKQQLEEEREQAKSRLADVESQLAEVRKQLKNAQEVVVDQEQQLQHERSQTETLRKEQAVYKQEQEIQLRRITELEQQLEQLKADSAQLTEQLRNTEAEAEQFREAEQQWKQQYNETIERESSLTAQLRKVQEQHGQLEQEVKKLREAEVKSEDEQRRLQKVLEQAHAAVRTLQHELGALTQSEQSWKEQAEQRLIEIGELETQVLEAAEQNETLESGVQSLHDELSVVKEEARHASEEAERYIAQAGRLELQHKELDGELNDAREELNKLQENYKQIRKEYGDALQREEDYARQLNEMSEEKKEILRALEESRQNANRLSERIDEQGSLLAQTEEEALEWQIKHEELSAKQAELSSRLQELTTREVELSSRVEQAEQHAEQQDQVWQRRADEWTAQEQSWQERWTALENELNLWQKESAASVEKVEELEHERQQLAQQRAEAIEEKQTMENELLDIGERYELAANQLRLLQVEREMEQEKAEQLNTEYRQLRDEYTKLQTEYNEWIELIEQDQT; encoded by the coding sequence GTGACTACACCTGATCGTACACGCGTCACCGTAGAGATCTACGGGACTTCCTATAAACTGGTTGGCAGCAGTGCCGACTATATGAAACAAGTAGCTAACCTGGTGGATGAGCGGATGAGCGCCATCTCCAAACATCATTCCCGACTGGATACCCCGCGTATTGCAGTTCTGGCAGCTGTACATATGGCTGAGCAGTCTCTTCAGACTCAGGAAATTCGAAATGAGCTGAAAATGCTGACCGGTGAACGTACCGAAATGAGAAATGAACTCAATCGGTTGAATGCCATACAAAATGAACATCAGCAGGAACTGGAACGCCGTGACCAAGCACTCGCTGAAGCATTGAAGCTTAAGGCTGAGGCGGAACAAGCCATCGCGAAGCTCCAGAAGGATCAGCAGGCAGAAATAGCCAAGTTGAATACACTCCTGGAGCAGGAGCGCGCTCAGGCAGCAGGTCGAGAGCAAAAGCTTCAGGCTCAAACTGCGGCGCAGCTTAAAGCAGCCGAGGAGAAGGCGCAGGCGCGTCTGAAAGAAGCAGAAGAAAAAGCAGCGAATCAAATGAAGAATGCACAGACTCAGGCGGCAGCCCAGCTGAAGGAAGCACAGGCACGTTCCGCAAATGAATTGCAGCAAGCACAAGCCAAAGCGGCTGCACAATACAAGGAGCTGCAGGATAAGACGGTAGCTCAACTGAAAGAAGCCGAAGCTCGGGCCATGGCAGAACGTCAAAAAATTGAGGCTCAAGCCGCACAGCAAGTACAAACGGCGAAGGAACAAGCCGAAGCGGCAATTTTGTCTGAATTGGAACAAGCCGAGGCTCAATTGCAAAAGGTTCAGGAAGAAGCCCAGCTTCAATACCGTGAACTTCAATCCGAGATGGAGCAGCGTTTACATCAGGCAGAGCAGGCTGCCGTGAATCAAGCTCAAGAACTGACTGAAAAGGCAAAACAAGAACAAGCCGCACTGCAGCAACAAGCAGAGCAGAAGCGACTGGCTGAGATTGAACAGCTGAATGCTACGTTCAAGGAGTCATCCGAACAGGCCGAATTGGAATGGATGGAAAAAGAAGCGGCCTATGAAGAGCAGATTCAGCAAATCCATGAAGCGGCCCAGACTCAGGCGAGCGAAGCTGCGGTAACTGCTGAGATTTTGCTGGAAGAAGAACGAGGCAAGCTGAAGCAGCAGTTGGAAGAAGAGCGTGAACAGGCTAAATCTCGCTTAGCCGATGTTGAAAGTCAATTAGCCGAGGTGCGTAAGCAGCTCAAGAATGCTCAAGAAGTTGTTGTGGATCAGGAGCAACAACTCCAACACGAACGTAGTCAGACTGAAACGTTGCGCAAAGAACAAGCCGTATACAAGCAGGAACAGGAAATTCAGCTTCGTAGAATTACGGAATTGGAGCAGCAGCTGGAACAATTAAAAGCAGATAGTGCTCAGCTGACTGAACAACTCCGCAACACAGAAGCTGAGGCGGAGCAGTTCCGGGAAGCGGAGCAGCAATGGAAACAGCAGTATAACGAAACCATTGAACGTGAATCTTCTCTGACCGCACAGCTGCGAAAAGTACAGGAGCAGCACGGACAGCTCGAACAGGAAGTCAAGAAACTTCGTGAAGCTGAAGTGAAGTCTGAGGATGAGCAGCGCAGGCTGCAAAAAGTGCTTGAGCAGGCCCATGCGGCAGTACGCACATTGCAACATGAGCTCGGTGCACTGACGCAGAGCGAGCAGTCCTGGAAAGAGCAGGCTGAACAACGTCTGATCGAGATCGGTGAATTAGAGACACAGGTACTTGAAGCTGCAGAACAGAATGAAACGTTGGAGTCTGGTGTGCAGTCCCTTCATGATGAATTATCTGTTGTTAAAGAAGAAGCTCGTCACGCCAGCGAAGAAGCAGAACGTTACATTGCACAAGCTGGTCGTCTGGAACTGCAACATAAAGAGCTTGATGGTGAATTGAATGATGCACGTGAAGAGCTAAACAAGCTGCAGGAAAATTATAAACAAATCCGCAAGGAATATGGTGATGCACTGCAGCGTGAAGAAGACTATGCTCGCCAGCTGAATGAGATGAGCGAAGAAAAGAAAGAAATCTTGCGTGCGCTTGAAGAGTCCAGGCAGAATGCCAATCGGCTATCTGAACGGATCGATGAACAAGGCAGCTTATTGGCTCAGACAGAAGAAGAAGCACTTGAGTGGCAGATTAAACATGAAGAATTGTCTGCCAAACAGGCAGAGCTCTCCTCTCGCCTGCAAGAGCTGACTACTCGGGAAGTTGAGCTAAGCTCCAGGGTAGAACAAGCAGAACAACATGCGGAACAACAAGATCAGGTTTGGCAACGTCGTGCAGATGAATGGACGGCTCAGGAGCAGTCCTGGCAAGAACGATGGACTGCACTGGAGAATGAATTGAATCTCTGGCAGAAAGAAAGTGCTGCCAGTGTGGAGAAGGTAGAAGAGCTGGAACACGAGCGGCAGCAGCTTGCCCAGCAGCGTGCGGAAGCAATCGAAGAAAAGCAGACGATGGAAAATGAACTGCTGGACATCGGTGAGCGGTATGAACTCGCGGCCAATCAGTTACGTTTGCTGCAGGTTGAACGTGAGATGGAGCAGGAGAAGGCGGAGCAACTGAATACGGAATACCGCCAATTGAGGGATGAATATACGAAATTGCAGACGGAATATAACGAATGGATTGAATTGATTGAGCAGGATCAGACCTAG
- a CDS encoding phage holin family protein — protein MNFLGHVVRFIIAAIVLMVVSWIVPGFAVGGFWSALMLALVIALLGWVVEGIFGKRVNPFGRGIVGFIVSALVIWIGQYVVDHVHVSLLGAVLAALVIGIIDLFIPVSTPFDAGRRSKDHA, from the coding sequence ATGAATTTTCTGGGACATGTCGTGCGATTTATCATCGCCGCAATTGTATTGATGGTCGTCAGCTGGATCGTACCCGGATTTGCAGTAGGTGGTTTCTGGAGCGCACTTATGCTTGCTCTGGTTATTGCACTGCTCGGCTGGGTTGTTGAAGGCATCTTCGGTAAAAGGGTTAATCCTTTTGGCCGGGGTATTGTCGGCTTCATCGTCAGCGCACTGGTGATCTGGATTGGTCAATATGTCGTAGATCATGTGCATGTCAGTCTGCTTGGTGCTGTTCTGGCTGCATTGGTCATTGGGATCATCGATCTGTTCATCCCGGTTTCCACCCCTTTTGATGCCGGAAGAAGGTCGAAAGATCACGCATAG
- the pheT gene encoding phenylalanine--tRNA ligase subunit beta has translation MRVSTDWLSDYIALEGVAPQELAEKFTRAGIEIDVVENRNQGVNNVVVGYVKSKEKHPDADKLNVCVIDAGQEEDLQIVCGAKNVDAGQKVVVALVGAKLPGGLDIKKAKLRGVVSLGMICSAKELGMNDKLLPKDQQEGILVLPAQTEIGTPISQVLGLDDHVLELDLTPNRSDCLSMLGAAYEVGAILGREVKLPDPTQKLVEIGDAAANHISVEITADEQCSHYAARYITGIKLGASPQWMQNRLMAAGIRPINNIVDITNYVMLEYGQPLHAFDADKLEKGHIEVRMAKEGETIVTLDSQERKLEPHMLLITDGVKPVAIAGVMGGENSEVTETTVNLLLESAKFDGGTVRKTSRQLGLRSEASMRFEKEVDPAAVITALNRAAELIQRYAEGEVHQGIVEAGTAAADKHVVQLSLDKLNRYLGTELSLLEVKTIFARLHFACGDSQQGLLDVEVPSRRGDITLDVDLFEEIARLYGYDNIPTTLIEGPTTPGAYTRSQAMRRTIRGLFAGSGWQEMISYSFVHPDKVSLFPALTEGSKAVKLAMPMSEDRSVLRKSILPQMLDAAVYNMNRKQDSLAVFEVGSVFFTEEEKLTKQPHEIPVLSLLLTGNRASQQWNVGAEKVDFFDLKGALENLFAYVGLEQRIRLVANSPEGFHPGRSASVYLDVKDGGEGKRIGTMGQLHPELQQQYDLNDVYLAEIALEAIYSEADADIRYRELPRFPAVERDIAVVVNKDIEAGDMLRAIRESAGELLQTVQVFDVFTGSKLGEDKKSVAMALVYRNRERTLTDEEITEVHARVVARLEEQFAAELRK, from the coding sequence ATGAGAGTATCGACAGATTGGCTGTCTGATTATATCGCGCTGGAAGGCGTGGCACCGCAGGAGTTGGCAGAGAAATTCACCCGTGCGGGGATTGAGATTGATGTAGTGGAGAACCGGAACCAGGGCGTGAACAACGTGGTAGTCGGTTACGTGAAGAGCAAGGAGAAGCACCCTGACGCTGATAAGCTGAATGTATGTGTGATTGATGCCGGACAGGAAGAAGATCTGCAGATCGTATGTGGTGCGAAAAATGTGGATGCGGGTCAAAAGGTAGTCGTTGCCCTGGTAGGAGCGAAGCTCCCTGGTGGACTCGATATCAAAAAAGCCAAGCTGCGCGGCGTTGTATCCCTTGGCATGATCTGCTCTGCCAAAGAACTGGGCATGAACGACAAGCTGCTGCCGAAGGACCAACAGGAAGGCATTCTCGTTCTGCCAGCACAAACGGAGATTGGCACGCCAATCAGCCAAGTGCTTGGTCTCGACGATCATGTTCTTGAACTGGACCTGACACCGAACCGCTCCGACTGTCTGAGCATGCTTGGTGCCGCTTATGAAGTAGGTGCAATTCTCGGTCGTGAAGTGAAACTGCCTGATCCCACTCAAAAGTTGGTGGAAATCGGTGATGCGGCTGCAAATCATATCTCGGTTGAGATTACGGCTGATGAACAATGCAGTCATTATGCAGCCCGCTATATAACTGGCATCAAGCTGGGAGCTTCCCCGCAGTGGATGCAAAACCGTTTGATGGCTGCGGGCATCCGCCCAATCAATAATATCGTTGACATCACGAACTATGTCATGCTGGAATACGGACAGCCGCTGCATGCTTTTGATGCAGATAAGCTGGAGAAGGGCCATATCGAAGTGCGAATGGCCAAAGAAGGCGAAACGATCGTGACGTTGGATAGTCAGGAGCGCAAGCTGGAGCCGCATATGCTGCTCATTACGGATGGCGTGAAACCGGTAGCCATCGCGGGTGTTATGGGTGGCGAGAATTCTGAGGTAACGGAAACCACAGTCAATCTGTTACTGGAATCCGCCAAGTTCGACGGCGGAACCGTTCGGAAAACGTCGCGCCAACTGGGGCTGCGTTCCGAAGCAAGCATGCGTTTTGAGAAAGAGGTCGATCCGGCTGCTGTCATTACGGCATTGAACCGTGCGGCTGAATTGATTCAGCGTTATGCGGAAGGCGAAGTTCATCAGGGGATCGTGGAAGCTGGAACAGCCGCAGCGGATAAACATGTTGTGCAGCTGTCGCTGGATAAACTGAATCGCTATTTGGGAACCGAGTTGTCCCTGCTTGAAGTGAAAACCATTTTCGCTCGTTTGCACTTTGCATGTGGTGATTCGCAGCAAGGTCTGCTTGATGTTGAAGTGCCTAGCCGCAGAGGGGATATTACACTTGATGTGGATCTGTTTGAAGAGATTGCCCGTCTGTACGGATACGACAATATTCCAACTACGTTGATTGAAGGACCAACAACACCAGGTGCTTATACGCGTTCGCAAGCAATGCGCCGTACCATTCGTGGTCTGTTTGCAGGCAGTGGCTGGCAGGAAATGATCAGCTATTCATTCGTACACCCGGATAAAGTCTCCTTGTTCCCTGCTCTGACAGAAGGCAGTAAAGCCGTGAAGCTGGCTATGCCAATGAGTGAGGATCGCAGCGTGCTTCGTAAGAGCATTTTGCCGCAAATGTTGGATGCAGCGGTGTATAACATGAACCGTAAGCAAGATTCATTGGCTGTATTTGAAGTAGGCAGTGTGTTCTTCACTGAGGAAGAAAAGCTGACGAAGCAACCGCATGAAATTCCGGTCCTGAGCTTGTTACTCACGGGAAATCGTGCATCCCAGCAGTGGAATGTGGGAGCAGAGAAAGTGGACTTCTTCGATCTGAAAGGTGCACTTGAAAACCTGTTCGCCTATGTGGGTCTGGAGCAGCGCATTCGCCTGGTGGCAAACAGTCCGGAAGGTTTCCATCCTGGTCGCTCTGCATCGGTATACCTGGATGTAAAAGATGGCGGAGAGGGCAAACGGATTGGTACGATGGGTCAATTGCATCCTGAACTGCAGCAGCAGTATGATTTGAACGATGTATATCTGGCGGAGATTGCGCTCGAAGCGATCTATAGTGAAGCGGATGCGGATATCCGTTATCGTGAGCTTCCACGTTTCCCTGCAGTTGAGCGGGATATCGCGGTTGTTGTGAATAAAGATATCGAAGCTGGGGATATGCTGCGTGCGATTCGTGAATCTGCTGGTGAACTGTTGCAAACCGTACAGGTATTCGACGTGTTCACAGGCAGCAAGCTCGGTGAAGACAAGAAGAGCGTAGCGATGGCTCTCGTTTATCGCAACCGTGAACGCACATTGACGGATGAGGAAATTACCGAGGTTCATGCTCGTGTTGTTGCACGTCTGGAGGAGCAATTTGCAGCCGAATTACGTAAATAG
- the abc-f gene encoding ribosomal protection-like ABC-F family protein, whose translation MMTMVRLHEVSKEWNGNELFAGLNLEINEGERLAILGRNGCGKTTLLRIILGEEEGGGRIERHIPQQEWGFMRQRSLIKPEMNVLDAIRQESGRIYEVKRDLEELEQRMSSSGAADEQRLLEAYTIAMEQYEQLNGYMWETEVEKVLTRLGLSSEHWSRPYHSLSGGQKTKARLAGLLVSKPKFLILDEPTNHLDEESMRWLEEWLSAYTGTLLFVSHDRTFIDQVATGVIEFSPDALTKYKGGYTDYKGHKERELREQEATYRKQELERKALEETIRNYQQWFHQAHNSASDVEVKITQSFYKAKANKNISRYHAKQKQLERLEKERVDKPREAAKLNMELQVNTLAARQLLALEDVSFAYPGSRTLLHNLRIAVERGDRLAVRGPNGTGKTTLLKLMIGELEPSQGEVTRHPQLKIGYFSQELEGLPESETLLDSLLSLPSMTQSAARTILGCFLFSRDDVFKRIGDLSMGEKCRVAFLRLYFGGSNVLVLDEPTNYLDIDTQEVMENILKQASGALVLVSHDRMLTKVLASRLLDLEPGGKATLFEGGVEDWEQSIKLRESALEVRESDDERLRLEMRLSELLSPMNSAGNDVLTKPDDIIERAAEVAEVREIQRRLKQLHELRKQK comes from the coding sequence ACGGCTGTGGCAAGACCACCTTATTACGCATCATTCTTGGAGAAGAAGAGGGCGGTGGACGCATCGAACGCCACATTCCGCAGCAGGAGTGGGGTTTCATGCGCCAGCGCTCCTTGATCAAACCTGAGATGAATGTGCTTGATGCTATCCGGCAGGAAAGTGGGCGGATCTACGAGGTGAAGCGTGACCTGGAAGAATTAGAACAACGGATGAGCAGCAGTGGAGCGGCAGATGAGCAGCGGCTGCTCGAAGCCTATACGATAGCGATGGAACAATATGAGCAATTGAACGGGTATATGTGGGAGACTGAGGTAGAGAAGGTACTGACGCGTTTGGGGTTATCGTCGGAACATTGGAGTCGGCCGTATCATTCTTTGAGTGGTGGGCAAAAAACGAAGGCCCGTCTCGCAGGATTGCTGGTCAGTAAACCCAAATTTCTGATTTTGGATGAACCGACGAATCATCTGGATGAAGAGAGCATGCGCTGGCTTGAGGAATGGCTTTCCGCCTATACCGGAACATTATTATTTGTCTCTCATGACCGGACCTTTATTGATCAGGTTGCAACGGGTGTCATTGAGTTTAGCCCGGATGCCCTCACCAAATATAAGGGCGGCTACACGGATTACAAAGGCCATAAGGAACGCGAATTGCGTGAGCAGGAAGCAACTTATCGCAAGCAGGAACTGGAGCGAAAAGCACTAGAAGAGACAATTCGCAATTATCAGCAGTGGTTTCATCAGGCTCATAATTCAGCAAGCGATGTGGAAGTGAAAATAACTCAGAGCTTTTACAAAGCGAAAGCCAACAAGAACATTTCCCGCTACCATGCCAAGCAAAAACAACTGGAGCGTCTGGAGAAAGAACGGGTGGATAAACCCCGCGAAGCTGCAAAATTAAACATGGAGCTGCAAGTGAATACGCTGGCTGCCCGCCAGCTCCTTGCACTGGAAGACGTTAGCTTTGCTTATCCGGGAAGTCGGACATTGCTTCACAATCTTCGGATTGCGGTCGAACGTGGGGATCGTCTTGCCGTACGTGGTCCGAATGGCACAGGCAAGACGACACTACTGAAATTGATGATTGGCGAACTGGAACCTTCTCAAGGCGAGGTGACACGCCATCCACAGCTGAAGATCGGTTATTTTTCGCAAGAGCTTGAAGGGTTACCGGAAAGCGAGACACTTCTGGACAGTTTGCTCAGTCTTCCATCCATGACCCAAAGTGCTGCACGTACCATTCTCGGATGCTTTTTATTCTCAAGAGATGATGTGTTCAAGCGTATAGGGGATTTGAGTATGGGAGAAAAGTGCAGAGTTGCTTTCCTGCGGTTGTATTTCGGAGGTTCTAATGTACTGGTACTGGATGAACCGACGAACTATTTGGATATTGACACCCAGGAAGTGATGGAGAATATATTGAAGCAGGCATCCGGAGCACTGGTGCTCGTATCCCATGACCGTATGTTGACCAAAGTGCTTGCCAGCCGCTTGCTTGATCTGGAGCCCGGGGGGAAGGCTACATTGTTCGAAGGTGGCGTGGAAGACTGGGAGCAATCCATTAAACTAAGAGAGTCCGCCCTTGAGGTTCGGGAGTCAGATGATGAACGGCTGCGGCTTGAAATGCGTTTGTCCGAGTTATTATCTCCCATGAACAGTGCGGGCAATGATGTGCTGACTAAGCCTGATGATATAATTGAACGAGCGGCTGAGGTTGCTGAGGTTCGCGAAATTCAGCGTCGTTTAAAACAGTTGCACGAGCTGCGAAAACAGAAGTAG